In Paenibacillus sp. FSL R7-0345, a single window of DNA contains:
- a CDS encoding cyclic nucleotide-binding domain-containing protein, giving the protein MRFGIRRDYSSVRKNPPIQALAKWGEFKNEIQGTIRDYARKDVIFGQEELLDSAGIILYGNVLLFKENIAESRFIFSELGSGDILGETALRLEQEPSGYEAVAGSDCRSLFIRINRIIRPGRQTCQLRARIIENMMVLLAAEELSRMKL; this is encoded by the coding sequence TTGCGGTTCGGGATAAGAAGAGATTACTCTTCTGTTCGCAAGAATCCGCCAATTCAAGCGTTAGCTAAGTGGGGAGAATTCAAGAATGAAATACAGGGCACCATCAGGGATTACGCCAGAAAGGATGTCATCTTCGGGCAGGAGGAGCTGCTCGATTCGGCAGGAATTATTCTGTACGGCAATGTACTGCTGTTTAAGGAGAATATCGCGGAGTCACGCTTTATTTTTTCTGAACTGGGAAGCGGGGATATTCTGGGGGAGACGGCGCTGCGCCTTGAGCAGGAGCCCAGCGGCTATGAGGCGGTAGCAGGATCAGACTGCAGGAGCCTGTTCATCCGGATTAACAGAATCATACGTCCGGGCCGTCAGACCTGCCAGCTGAGAGCGCGGATTATTGAGAATATGATGGTGCTGCTGGCAGCGGAAGAGCTCTCCCGGATGAAACTGTGA
- a CDS encoding class I SAM-dependent methyltransferase: protein MKNRSFTALVSAFARAFHAEHNQHPVFNDSLARTMLTDEEYQNIGFHMSQGIGFFLPDFRGSQEEALRTVVDYQLSPSALGRAAFAEQALQNAVMLGAGQYLILAAGYDTFAYRQPDWAEPLQIYEVDHPVTAEDKRQRVDAFPQAGPANLHYVPADLAEPGWERGLLAAPEFDSARITFSSLLGISYYLTTTEFKQLLSVLAELLPAGSSFVFDYPDGHTFTPLAGERTQKQIMLAEQAGEPMQASYTYDELEQLLEECGLLIYRHLTPAEITGELFQTYNDSQPEHKLSAFDNVNYCLAVKR from the coding sequence ATGAAAAATAGAAGCTTTACAGCCCTTGTCAGCGCGTTTGCCAGAGCCTTTCATGCTGAGCATAATCAGCATCCCGTTTTTAACGACAGTCTTGCCCGGACAATGCTGACAGACGAGGAGTATCAGAACATCGGATTCCATATGTCGCAAGGAATAGGGTTCTTTTTACCGGACTTCAGGGGTTCACAGGAAGAAGCGCTGCGCACAGTTGTTGATTACCAGCTGTCACCGTCAGCGCTTGGCCGGGCAGCCTTTGCCGAGCAGGCGCTGCAGAATGCGGTGATGCTGGGAGCAGGCCAGTATCTGATCCTTGCGGCCGGGTATGACACGTTTGCTTACCGCCAGCCGGATTGGGCAGAGCCGCTGCAAATCTATGAGGTTGATCATCCGGTAACCGCAGAAGATAAACGGCAGCGGGTTGATGCATTCCCCCAAGCCGGGCCGGCCAACCTGCATTATGTTCCAGCGGATTTAGCCGAGCCGGGCTGGGAGAGGGGGCTGCTGGCTGCACCGGAATTTGATTCGGCGAGAATTACCTTCAGCAGCCTGCTGGGCATCAGCTACTACCTGACCACGACCGAATTTAAGCAGCTGCTGTCTGTGCTCGCAGAGCTGCTTCCAGCCGGAAGCAGCTTTGTCTTCGATTATCCTGACGGGCATACCTTTACTCCTTTGGCAGGGGAACGGACACAGAAGCAGATTATGCTTGCTGAACAAGCAGGCGAGCCAATGCAGGCAAGCTATACTTATGACGAACTTGAGCAGCTGCTGGAGGAGTGCGGCCTTTTAATCTACCGCCATCTGACTCCGGCGGAAATCACCGGGGAGCTGTTTCAGACTTACAATGACAGCCAGCCGGAGCATAAACTCAGTGCGTTCGACAACGTTAATTACTGCCTGGCGGTTAAAAGGTAA
- a CDS encoding VWA domain-containing protein, with protein MARKGKTFMILVVISAAVFALVYFGITLTSNLGKSTGEITAEDADKKLAKLYKEIRVNQAEPVKGQIDLDPADVGDSLPDIAKFPVSVENTTGNYVEIFSSTEKSGTGNDGWLNEVASAFNEANIIVDGTPVSVKIRNIASGTAADYIRSGKYIPDAYTPSNELWGEMVKTGGIQAELVTERLAGNVAGVVTAQKKYDELIAKYGALNVKTITDAISANELSMGYTDPFASSTGLNFLITALGTFDSSDLLSEQAVQGFAKFQSNVPFTASTTLQMRDAAKSGMLDAFVLEYQTFINAADLKSGYVFTPFGVRHDSPLYALGDLPDQKREILRKFADFAGQDKYQQLASDKGFNGLDDYASELAPVDGPLLTSAQKLWKEKKNGSTPLAAVFVADVSGSMAGEPLNRLKESLLKGQKNLGKDNSIGFVSYSSDVTVHLPVGKYDTNQQSMFVGAVNSLQAAGGTATFDGMVVAMKMLQDELAANPGVKPVIFLLSDGETNEGHSLDDIRSLIETYKIPVYTIGYNANIKALESISGINEAASINADTDDVVYKIGNLLNVQM; from the coding sequence ATGGCCAGGAAAGGCAAAACGTTCATGATACTGGTGGTGATTTCCGCCGCAGTTTTTGCATTAGTCTATTTCGGAATTACCCTCACCTCGAATCTCGGCAAATCGACGGGAGAAATTACCGCAGAGGACGCGGACAAGAAGCTGGCTAAGCTCTACAAGGAAATTAGGGTGAACCAGGCAGAGCCTGTGAAGGGACAGATTGATCTTGATCCGGCGGACGTCGGTGACTCGCTGCCTGACATCGCTAAATTCCCGGTTTCTGTAGAAAACACGACCGGTAATTATGTTGAAATTTTCTCCTCTACAGAAAAATCCGGCACTGGCAATGACGGCTGGCTGAATGAAGTGGCCTCCGCTTTTAATGAAGCAAATATCATCGTGGACGGGACACCTGTATCCGTAAAAATCCGCAATATCGCCTCCGGAACAGCTGCTGATTACATAAGATCCGGCAAATATATTCCGGATGCTTACACCCCGTCCAACGAGCTGTGGGGCGAAATGGTAAAAACAGGCGGAATCCAGGCGGAACTTGTTACCGAACGTCTGGCCGGAAATGTTGCAGGCGTGGTGACAGCCCAGAAGAAATACGACGAGCTGATCGCAAAATACGGTGCCTTGAACGTCAAAACCATTACAGATGCCATTTCCGCAAATGAGCTGTCGATGGGCTATACCGACCCTTTTGCCAGCTCGACCGGCCTTAACTTTCTGATCACTGCGCTCGGAACGTTCGACAGCTCGGATCTTCTGAGTGAGCAGGCGGTTCAGGGCTTTGCGAAATTCCAGTCTAACGTGCCGTTCACCGCCTCCACCACCCTGCAAATGCGGGATGCGGCCAAGTCAGGCATGCTGGATGCTTTTGTGCTGGAATATCAGACCTTTATTAATGCCGCTGATCTCAAAAGCGGTTACGTCTTCACTCCGTTCGGCGTTCGGCATGACAGTCCGCTTTATGCACTCGGCGATCTGCCCGATCAGAAACGGGAAATTCTCCGGAAATTTGCTGATTTCGCCGGTCAGGATAAATATCAGCAGCTGGCCTCGGACAAAGGCTTCAACGGTCTGGATGATTATGCCTCCGAGCTGGCTCCGGTTGACGGCCCTCTGCTCACCTCCGCCCAGAAGCTGTGGAAGGAAAAGAAAAACGGGAGCACCCCGCTCGCAGCCGTGTTCGTTGCTGATGTATCGGGCAGCATGGCCGGAGAGCCGCTGAACCGGCTGAAGGAGTCGCTTTTGAAGGGACAGAAGAATCTCGGGAAGGACAACAGCATCGGCTTTGTCTCCTACTCCAGTGACGTTACGGTCCATTTGCCGGTCGGCAAATATGATACGAATCAGCAGTCCATGTTCGTCGGGGCGGTGAACAGCCTGCAGGCTGCCGGGGGGACGGCTACTTTTGACGGGATGGTGGTGGCGATGAAAATGCTGCAGGATGAGCTGGCGGCTAACCCCGGCGTGAAGCCGGTCATCTTTCTGCTCAGTGACGGGGAGACGAATGAAGGCCATTCGCTTGATGATATCAGAAGCCTGATCGAAACCTACAAAATCCCGGTCTACACCATCGGTTATAACGCCAACATTAAAGCGCTGGAGAGCATTTCCGGCATCAACGAGGCAGCAAGCATTAATGCAGATACAGACGACGTTGTCTACAAAATCGGCAATCTGCTGAATGTCCAAATGTAA
- a CDS encoding stalk domain-containing protein, protein MDGILHGQAVDFYGTSAVTGGKLYVPYTSVFKALSVKANMSQSNPDPKYNNNRFTVWSFVYGDTTVHIKTTDPAQLFINGKKSAQAVKLHRYSDTTLFPLQQLSDLLGIRLDWNQATGEVRLGG, encoded by the coding sequence TTGGATGGAATATTACACGGACAAGCGGTTGATTTTTACGGTACATCCGCTGTGACCGGCGGTAAGCTGTATGTTCCGTATACCAGTGTGTTTAAGGCGCTTAGCGTAAAGGCGAACATGAGCCAGTCCAATCCTGATCCGAAATACAACAATAACCGCTTTACCGTATGGTCATTTGTATATGGTGATACCACCGTACACATCAAAACTACAGATCCGGCGCAGCTGTTCATTAACGGTAAAAAGTCAGCACAGGCGGTCAAACTGCATAGATATTCTGACACAACCCTGTTCCCGCTGCAGCAGCTCAGTGATCTGCTCGGTATACGCCTGGACTGGAATCAGGCCACTGGTGAAGTGCGGCTCGGAGGCTGA
- a CDS encoding toxic anion resistance protein yields the protein MSFSMEIPSTEQLKAVIAQEVKPEPEEVTRLKALAKSNVSSILELDLESLEKRKAVLQSIDSFGMGTMRSSSDKNALLQVSVGNLSKTGDEGGQVAKGLTELHLQLKDLDPSVVDFAKSGLLGRFFNPLRHYFAKYQKADAVISDIIVSLDKGKTILKNDNTTLQIEQQSLRELTRKLQKEIELGLLMDQEIETQIEAAKVRGEDEEKVRFITEEVLFPLRQRVMDLQQMLVVNQQGIMAIEVVIRNNKELIRGVDRARNVTVSALKISVTVASALYNQKIVLKKIELLNQTTDNLISGTSRMLKEQGAAIHKQSLETSISADTLKQAFTDVLSALDSISTYKQEALPKMRETISQFRELADNGEKQILRLEKGSTLGL from the coding sequence ATGTCTTTTTCAATGGAAATCCCCAGCACCGAGCAGCTGAAAGCGGTTATTGCCCAGGAGGTAAAGCCTGAACCTGAAGAGGTTACCCGGCTTAAAGCGTTAGCTAAAAGCAATGTCTCCAGCATTCTGGAGCTTGATCTTGAATCTCTGGAAAAGCGTAAGGCGGTATTGCAGTCCATTGACAGCTTTGGCATGGGTACAATGCGCTCCTCTTCAGACAAAAACGCCCTTCTGCAGGTGTCCGTAGGAAATCTGTCCAAAACCGGAGATGAAGGCGGCCAGGTCGCCAAAGGCCTGACGGAGCTGCATCTGCAGCTGAAGGATCTCGACCCGAGTGTCGTTGATTTTGCCAAAAGCGGGCTGCTGGGCAGGTTTTTTAATCCGCTGCGCCACTATTTTGCCAAATACCAGAAAGCCGATGCGGTCATCTCCGATATTATTGTGTCGCTGGATAAGGGCAAAACCATCCTCAAAAACGATAATACGACACTGCAAATCGAGCAGCAGTCGCTGCGTGAGCTGACCCGTAAACTGCAAAAGGAAATTGAGCTTGGCCTGCTGATGGACCAGGAGATCGAAACACAGATTGAAGCAGCCAAGGTGCGCGGGGAAGACGAAGAAAAGGTCCGCTTTATTACCGAGGAAGTGCTGTTCCCGCTCCGCCAGCGGGTGATGGATCTGCAGCAGATGCTGGTCGTGAACCAGCAGGGCATTATGGCAATTGAGGTAGTCATCCGCAATAACAAGGAGCTGATCCGCGGTGTGGACAGAGCCAGAAATGTGACGGTCTCCGCACTGAAAATCTCCGTCACGGTTGCCAGTGCCTTATATAACCAGAAAATTGTCCTGAAAAAAATCGAGCTGCTGAACCAGACGACCGACAACCTGATCAGCGGCACTTCAAGAATGCTAAAAGAACAAGGCGCAGCCATTCACAAGCAGTCGCTGGAAACCAGCATTTCCGCCGATACATTGAAGCAGGCGTTCACCGACGTTTTATCTGCCCTCGACTCCATCAGCACCTACAAGCAGGAGGCTCTGCCCAAAATGCGTGAGACGATCAGCCAGTTCCGCGAATTGGCCGACAATGGAGAGAAGCAGATTCTCCGGCTGGAAAAAGGCTCTACGCTCGGCTTATAA
- a CDS encoding diaminopimelate dehydrogenase has translation MNRRIRVGIAGYGNLGKGVEQAVKQNPDMELVAVFTRRDPEGLAKETGLKVERLEDAKEYIDKIDVMILCGGSATDLPEQTPQLVKLFNTVDSFDTHAKIPEFYEKVNAAALEGGKVGVISTGWDPGLFSMNRLLMQSVLAEGHDYTFWGKGVSQGHSDAIRRVPGVKAGVQYTVPVEEVIERIRSGETPELETREKHRRNCYVVAEAGADQDSIRDTIVNMPDYFADYDTTVTFITEEELTSEHSGMPHGGFVIRSGVTGNGNRQIAEFGLKLDSNPEFTASVLIAYTRAAARLSAEGVAGAKTVFDIPLGYLSPKSPEELRRDLL, from the coding sequence ATGAACAGACGTATTAGAGTAGGAATTGCAGGCTATGGTAATTTGGGCAAAGGTGTAGAGCAGGCAGTTAAGCAGAATCCCGATATGGAGCTGGTTGCTGTGTTTACACGCAGAGATCCGGAAGGTCTTGCCAAGGAGACAGGCCTTAAGGTAGAGCGCCTGGAAGATGCAAAGGAGTACATAGATAAAATTGATGTAATGATTCTGTGCGGCGGCTCGGCGACAGATCTGCCTGAGCAGACTCCGCAGCTGGTCAAGCTGTTCAACACAGTGGACAGCTTCGATACCCACGCCAAGATTCCAGAATTTTATGAAAAAGTAAATGCAGCTGCTCTTGAAGGAGGAAAAGTCGGCGTAATCTCCACCGGCTGGGATCCGGGCCTGTTCTCGATGAACCGCCTGCTGATGCAGTCCGTGCTGGCTGAAGGACATGACTACACCTTCTGGGGTAAAGGCGTAAGCCAGGGTCACTCCGATGCCATCCGCCGTGTGCCTGGGGTGAAAGCCGGTGTGCAGTACACAGTACCGGTTGAAGAAGTTATTGAGCGCATCCGTTCCGGTGAAACACCTGAGCTGGAGACCCGTGAAAAGCACCGCCGCAACTGTTATGTCGTAGCTGAAGCTGGGGCAGATCAGGATTCCATCCGCGATACCATTGTGAATATGCCGGATTATTTCGCCGATTACGATACGACCGTAACGTTTATTACAGAAGAAGAGCTGACGAGCGAGCATTCCGGAATGCCGCATGGCGGCTTTGTTATCCGCAGCGGTGTTACCGGAAACGGCAACAGACAAATCGCTGAGTTCGGCCTGAAGCTGGACAGCAACCCTGAATTCACCGCCAGCGTGCTGATCGCCTATACCAGAGCGGCTGCCCGCCTCAGTGCGGAAGGCGTTGCCGGAGCCAAGACCGTATTTGATATTCCGCTCGGTTACCTCTCCCCGAAATCGCCGGAAGAGCTGCGCCGTGACCTGCTGTAG
- the gdhA gene encoding NADP-specific glutamate dehydrogenase: MSTISAEATGSAANYVRQVYESVTSRDPLEQEFHQAVKEILECLVPVLARHPQYEANAVLERLVEPERTISFRVPWVDDAGQVQVNRGYRVQFNSAIGPYKGGLRFHPSVYLGIIKFLGFEQIFKNALTGLPIGGGKGGSDFDPKGKSDREVMAFTQSFMTELHRHIGQDTDIPAGDIGVGAREIGYMFGQYKRIHGGHEAGVLTGKGLLYGGSLARKEATGYGLVYFVQEMLAAQGQDFQGQTVVVSGSGNVSIYAIEKLQQLGARVVACSDSGGYIYDPQGINLDTVKRLKEQERARISEYVTAHPHAEYIEGSTGIWSIPCQIALPCATQNELDENAARTLVANGVIAVGEGANMPSTLSAINYFLEQEILFGPAKAANAGGVAVSGLEMSQNSMRLSWSFEEVDERLRMIMKNIYRSSVRAAEEYDMPGNLVAGANIAGFLKVADAMLAQGVV; the protein is encoded by the coding sequence GTGTCAACTATCTCAGCAGAAGCAACAGGCTCAGCCGCAAATTATGTCCGCCAGGTCTACGAAAGTGTTACCAGCCGTGATCCGCTGGAGCAGGAATTCCATCAGGCGGTCAAAGAAATTCTGGAATGTCTGGTCCCTGTGCTGGCACGCCATCCGCAATATGAGGCGAATGCCGTTCTGGAGCGGCTGGTTGAGCCGGAACGCACCATCTCCTTCCGGGTACCCTGGGTTGATGATGCAGGCCAGGTTCAGGTAAACCGCGGCTACCGGGTACAGTTCAACAGTGCCATCGGGCCTTATAAAGGCGGCCTCCGCTTCCACCCTTCCGTCTACCTGGGCATCATCAAATTCCTCGGCTTTGAGCAAATTTTCAAAAACGCACTGACCGGACTGCCGATCGGCGGCGGCAAGGGCGGTTCCGACTTTGATCCAAAAGGTAAATCGGACCGTGAAGTGATGGCTTTTACCCAGAGCTTTATGACTGAGCTTCATCGTCATATCGGCCAGGATACGGATATTCCGGCAGGGGATATCGGCGTAGGCGCACGGGAGATCGGTTACATGTTCGGACAGTACAAACGCATTCACGGCGGTCATGAAGCCGGAGTGCTGACCGGTAAAGGCCTGCTGTACGGCGGAAGCCTGGCACGCAAGGAAGCAACCGGCTATGGTCTTGTCTATTTCGTCCAGGAGATGCTGGCGGCACAGGGACAGGACTTCCAGGGCCAGACTGTCGTTGTCTCCGGTTCGGGAAATGTGTCCATCTATGCCATCGAAAAGCTGCAGCAGCTTGGGGCACGGGTTGTGGCCTGCAGCGATTCCGGCGGTTACATCTATGATCCGCAGGGTATCAATCTCGATACGGTTAAACGGCTGAAGGAGCAGGAGCGCGCCCGGATCAGCGAGTACGTTACTGCACATCCGCATGCTGAGTATATTGAAGGCAGCACAGGAATCTGGTCGATTCCTTGCCAGATCGCCCTTCCTTGTGCTACACAGAATGAGCTGGACGAGAATGCGGCACGCACGCTCGTAGCTAATGGTGTAATCGCAGTCGGTGAAGGTGCCAACATGCCTTCCACCCTATCGGCGATCAATTACTTCCTGGAGCAGGAAATCCTGTTTGGACCGGCCAAGGCTGCCAATGCAGGCGGTGTCGCTGTCTCGGGCCTGGAGATGAGCCAGAACAGCATGCGCCTCTCCTGGTCATTTGAAGAAGTGGATGAGCGCCTGCGCATGATCATGAAGAACATCTACCGCAGCAGCGTCCGTGCTGCCGAAGAATATGACATGCCCGGCAACCTTGTTGCAGGGGCGAACATCGCCGGCTTCCTGAAGGTTGCAGATGCCATGCTGGCACAGGGTGTAGTCTAA
- a CDS encoding L,D-transpeptidase family protein, with the protein MHNSTCRRILQAVMCLFLLPVGSLFSFTPQAAAAGFAASWPYKADRLASSQMIVVTASSLRSTTGVLSLREKIGGSWKTVLSGIPVTLGAGGIGKIKEGDQRTPSGVYKLGEAFGSAAGPDGLKIQYSKVGSQDYWVDDPSSAEYNQRITYAGNPKTRWASYERLLHPLYKYAIVVRYNDEPVVPGKGSAIFLHIWRGAGQPTAGCIAMSESNLLKLMKQLDPQRSPAIAIGTAD; encoded by the coding sequence ATGCATAATTCAACCTGTAGACGTATCCTGCAAGCTGTCATGTGTCTTTTTCTGCTGCCTGTAGGGTCGCTGTTCTCCTTTACTCCACAGGCTGCAGCAGCGGGGTTTGCCGCTTCCTGGCCGTATAAGGCCGACCGCCTGGCGTCCAGCCAAATGATTGTCGTGACAGCCTCTTCGCTGCGATCCACTACAGGAGTGCTTTCATTGCGGGAGAAGATCGGCGGAAGCTGGAAGACAGTCCTGTCGGGCATTCCCGTAACCCTTGGAGCAGGCGGCATCGGCAAAATAAAAGAAGGCGACCAGCGCACCCCCTCAGGGGTTTACAAGCTGGGTGAAGCTTTCGGTTCTGCAGCCGGACCTGACGGCCTCAAAATCCAGTACAGCAAAGTCGGCAGCCAGGACTACTGGGTCGATGATCCTTCCTCAGCCGAATATAACCAGCGGATCACTTATGCCGGAAACCCCAAGACCCGCTGGGCATCCTACGAGCGTCTTCTTCATCCGCTGTATAAGTATGCAATAGTAGTGAGGTATAATGATGAGCCGGTGGTTCCCGGCAAGGGCAGTGCAATCTTTTTGCATATCTGGAGAGGAGCGGGCCAGCCCACCGCTGGCTGCATCGCCATGTCGGAGAGTAATCTGCTGAAGCTGATGAAACAGCTTGACCCTCAGCGTTCCCCCGCGATTGCAATCGGAACGGCAGACTGA
- a CDS encoding L-threonylcarbamoyladenylate synthase, translating to MKSDPSSFAVQKRTQPYSETRFWRLESAGISGADRQYSAADQQSLAEAAAILTGGGTVAFPTETVYGLGADARNTAAVEAVFAAKGRPSDNPLIVHIAKREQLGGLVTDIHPAAAALMDAFWPGPLSLVLPVRPGVLSPRVTAGLDTVAVRMPDHPAALALLERSGCPVAAPSANRSGRPSPTAAAHVLEDLAGYIGGVLDDGPTGVGVESTVVQVQPDGTVVILRPGGITAEQLSAVAGAVTAPPAGEPGGAVQAGGADAGAGSSPAPRSPGMKYTHYAPQGSLTIVSGESQQRVAETAAALLLEARARGLKTGLLLFEEHRACYSDNAADHIVSLGHLAALEEGARTLYSALRYFDEVSADFIIAESCPDSGLGSAIMNRLRKAAGGSVIQTD from the coding sequence ATGAAGTCCGACCCTTCATCCTTTGCTGTCCAAAAAAGGACACAACCATACAGTGAGACCCGCTTCTGGCGGCTGGAATCTGCCGGTATTTCAGGTGCAGACCGGCAGTATTCTGCTGCAGACCAGCAGTCGCTTGCCGAAGCGGCCGCGATCCTTACCGGCGGCGGAACAGTCGCTTTTCCGACGGAAACCGTCTACGGCCTCGGTGCGGATGCACGGAATACTGCCGCGGTTGAAGCTGTATTCGCCGCCAAAGGCCGGCCCTCCGACAACCCGCTGATTGTACATATTGCCAAGCGGGAGCAGCTTGGCGGGCTTGTCACTGACATCCATCCGGCCGCCGCTGCGCTGATGGATGCCTTCTGGCCCGGCCCGCTGTCCCTGGTGCTGCCGGTGCGCCCCGGTGTCCTATCTCCGCGTGTAACAGCGGGACTGGACACCGTTGCCGTGCGCATGCCGGATCACCCGGCAGCGCTGGCCCTGCTGGAGCGCTCCGGCTGCCCCGTGGCAGCGCCGAGCGCCAACCGTTCCGGGCGGCCGAGCCCAACGGCGGCTGCCCATGTGCTGGAGGACCTCGCCGGATACATCGGCGGGGTCCTCGATGACGGGCCAACCGGAGTCGGCGTGGAATCGACGGTTGTCCAGGTGCAGCCGGACGGGACCGTCGTCATCCTCCGTCCGGGCGGGATTACTGCCGAGCAGCTGTCGGCAGTAGCCGGTGCAGTCACGGCTCCGCCAGCCGGGGAACCCGGCGGAGCCGTGCAGGCCGGCGGAGCTGACGCCGGCGCAGGCAGCAGCCCGGCGCCGCGCTCGCCGGGCATGAAATACACGCATTATGCGCCGCAGGGCTCACTCACCATCGTGAGCGGAGAATCGCAGCAGCGTGTAGCGGAAACAGCAGCCGCGCTGCTGCTGGAAGCACGCGCCCGCGGCCTGAAGACCGGCCTGCTCCTGTTCGAGGAGCACCGTGCCTGCTATTCAGACAATGCCGCCGATCATATTGTTTCACTAGGCCATCTGGCGGCACTTGAAGAGGGCGCGCGAACGCTTTACAGCGCTTTGCGTTATTTTGATGAGGTCTCGGCAGACTTTATTATTGCCGAGTCTTGTCCGGACTCCGGCCTGGGCTCCGCTATTATGAACCGGCTGCGCAAAGCGGCCGGCGGATCGGTTATCCAGACGGATTAA
- a CDS encoding DMT family transporter, translating into MKYLVSVLIGAMSYGILSTIVVLAYGEGYKLGEVVGAQLLTGCILAWLLAAFTKVRASRKLCSSGNTLPAGKTAFQALTWKRRLLLMLAGAPTVVTGLLYYQSLRYIPASLAIILLFQFTWISVLIQAVSKRQRPDKITMLTLLLLFGGTLLAAGILGQGTSQFNLLGVALGLLSAVSYSMFIIFSGKAVPAAHPAYRSAWMVTGGMVLLFIMFPPHFIFNGLLWGPLLLFGFLLGLFGAFIPPVMFAIGVPHIGGGMAGILGAAELPVAVLMSSFVLNEHVSGLQWIGVVLVLLGVVLPELYKLRWRNSEAVAS; encoded by the coding sequence ATGAAATATTTAGTATCCGTGCTGATCGGAGCGATGAGCTACGGTATTCTGTCAACAATTGTAGTGCTGGCATACGGCGAGGGCTACAAGCTTGGTGAAGTGGTAGGTGCACAGCTGCTGACCGGCTGTATACTGGCCTGGCTGCTTGCTGCCTTCACCAAGGTGAGAGCAAGCCGCAAGCTGTGCAGCAGCGGAAACACACTTCCAGCAGGTAAGACGGCGTTTCAGGCGCTGACCTGGAAACGCCGGCTGCTGCTGATGCTGGCCGGAGCGCCGACTGTAGTAACAGGTCTGCTGTATTATCAGTCCCTGCGCTACATTCCGGCATCGCTGGCCATCATTCTGCTGTTCCAGTTCACCTGGATTAGCGTACTGATCCAGGCGGTCAGCAAACGGCAGCGTCCTGACAAAATCACGATGCTGACCCTGCTGCTGCTGTTCGGCGGCACGCTGCTGGCCGCCGGCATTCTGGGCCAGGGGACGTCACAGTTCAATCTGCTGGGGGTTGCGCTTGGGCTGCTGTCCGCTGTCAGCTACTCGATGTTCATTATTTTCAGCGGCAAAGCTGTTCCGGCAGCGCACCCGGCATACCGCAGCGCATGGATGGTCACCGGCGGCATGGTGCTGCTGTTCATTATGTTCCCGCCGCATTTTATCTTTAACGGTCTCCTGTGGGGACCGCTGCTGCTGTTCGGTTTCCTGCTGGGACTGTTCGGCGCGTTTATTCCACCGGTCATGTTCGCAATCGGAGTACCGCATATTGGCGGAGGAATGGCCGGAATTCTTGGCGCTGCCGAGCTTCCGGTAGCTGTACTGATGTCCTCGTTCGTGCTGAATGAGCATGTCAGCGGCCTGCAGTGGATCGGGGTTGTACTGGTTCTGCTGGGCGTTGTGCTGCCGGAGCTGTATAAGCTTCGCTGGAGAAATTCAGAGGCTGTTGCATCATAA